The Manihot esculenta cultivar AM560-2 chromosome 1, M.esculenta_v8, whole genome shotgun sequence genome has a window encoding:
- the LOC122723116 gene encoding protein DOWNY MILDEW RESISTANCE 6-like, whose amino-acid sequence MTERMLFLGFIVNAEGIHVDTKKVEAIRNWPIPETIFENHNFYDLTTFYRRFIRNFSNIVTPITDCLKKALSNGKYKSVWHRAVVNAEKARMSVASFLCPHDDSVISPATQHGVGAMYRDFTYAEYYKKFWSRNLDQEHCLELFKN is encoded by the exons ATGACGGAGCGCATGCTGTTCCTGGGATTCATTGTTAatgcagaagggatacatgttgataCAAAGAAAGTAGAAGCAATACGGAATTGGCCCATCCCCGAAACTATTTTTGAAAATCACAACTTTTATGACCTTACTACTTTCTATCgacggtttatcagaaatttcagcaatATCGTTACCCCAATcacagattgcttgaagaaa GCGCTGAGTAATGGCAAGTACAAAAGTGTATGGCATAGAGCCGTTGTTAATGCAGAAAAAGCTAGGATGTCGGTTGCTTCCTTCCTTTGCCCACATGATGATTCTGTAATTAGCCCAGCAACTCAACATGGAGTTGGAGCCATGTATAGGGATTTCACTTATGCTGAATATTATAAAAAGTTTTGGAGCAGGAACTTGGATCAAGAGCATTGTTTGGAACTTTTCAAGAACTAG
- the LOC110625905 gene encoding caffeic acid 3-O-methyltransferase, translated as MGSTAETQMTPTQISDEEANLFAMQLTSASVLPMVLKSAIELDLLEIIGKAGPGAFLSPTDIASQLPTSNPDAPVMLDRILRLLASYSILKFSLRTLPDGKVERLYGLAPVCKFLTKNEDGVSIAALCLMNQDKVLMESWYHLKDAVLEGGIPFNKAYGMTAFEYHGTDPRFNKVFNKGMADHSTITMKKILETYEGFQGLSSIVDVGGGTGAVLSMIVSKYPSIKGINFDLPHVIDDAPPHPGVEHVGGDMFVSVPKGDAIFMKWICHDWSDEHCLKFLKNCYNALPPHGKVIVAECILPVAPDNSLATKTVVHIDCIMLAHNPGGKERTEKEFEALAKGAGFQGFRVVCRAFHTYVMEFLKSA; from the exons ATGGGTTCAACCGCCGAAACTCAAATGACTCCTACTCAGATCTCAGACGAAGAGGCAAATCTCTTTGCTATGCAACTAACTAGCGCATCTGTACTCCCTATGGTCTTGAAATCTGCTATTGAGCTCGACCTGCTTGAAATCATCGGTAAAGCTGGTCCTGGTGCGTTCTTGTCGCCGACCGACATCGCTTCTCAGTTGCCCACCAGCAATCCAGATGCTCCAGTGATGTTGGACCGTATCTTGCGACTCTTAGCCAGCTACTCCATACTTAAATTTTCTCTGAGAACCCTTCCTGATGGCAAAGTTGAGAGGCTGTATGGTCTTGCTCCTGTATGCAAATTCTTGACGAAGAATGAAGATGGCGTCTCTATTGCCGCCCTTTGTCTGATGAACCAGGACAAAGTCCTCATGGAAAGCTG GTATCACTTGAAAGATGCAGTTCTTGAAGGAGGCATTCCATTTAACAAGGCATATGGAATGACAGCATTCGAATATCATGGCACAGATCCAAGATTTAACAAGGTTTTCAATAAGGGAATGGCTGACCACTCAACCATTACCATGAAGAAAATTCTTGAGACTTACGAAGGCTTCCAAGGCCTTTCTTCCATTGTGGATGTTGGTGGTGGAACTGGAGCGGTCCTCAGCATGATCGTCTCCAAATACCCTTCAATCAAAGGCATTAACTTCGATTTGCCCCATGTTATTGACGACGCTCCACCCCATCCTG GAGTGGAGCATGTTGGTGGAGACATGTTCGTTAGTGTTCCTAAAGGAGATGCCATTTTCATGAAG TGGATATGCCACGACTGGAGTGATGAACACTGCTTAAAATTCTTGAAGAATTGTTACAATGCGCTGCCACCACATGGGAAGGTGATAGTAGCAGAATGCATTCTTCCGGTGGCGCCAGATAACAGCCTCGCCACCAAGACAGTGGTCCACATTGATTGCATCATGTTGGCTCACAACCCAGGTGGGAAAGAGAGAACTGAAAAGGAATTTGAGGCATTGGCCAAGGGAGCTGGATTTCAAGGTTTCAGAGTGGTGTGCAGAGCCTTCCATACCTATGTGATGGAATTCTTGAAGAGTGCCTGA